A genomic segment from Manduca sexta isolate Smith_Timp_Sample1 chromosome 13, JHU_Msex_v1.0, whole genome shotgun sequence encodes:
- the LOC115451958 gene encoding LOW QUALITY PROTEIN: protein distal antenna (The sequence of the model RefSeq protein was modified relative to this genomic sequence to represent the inferred CDS: deleted 1 base in 1 codon) has protein sequence MATKGKRPMRALTPGDKIEAIQRVNDGESKASVARDIGVPESTLRGWCKNEDKLRYMTSRLSSPDTDKSNDEEPPDKRARTVSPAAPSPPAPSGLDLTAPVAAAAQLPPQPVDAPVELTTKRVDPVPAPHPPRERRPDPGASVSMSAISPLSGLGHIPGLAHSHLGLSFNEIATNLTLLAQLNPGLSALSAQPSSLLRSVRSPKPAHNGVLNMNESKHRSKSHHSDPYRHIGSKSSHHGTATSTASQPVDDTLWYWLKTQQAMLDLTAQTTAAHPLQLGKANDATMQAKPVAPAAPVNPHLDYNRNSWLWQYYKQFGGAMPLPDDKHKSAAQVPKDKTAENILYSQLTKGKGEEEKVLTTMHTERSHLREEEARSTPKEEPRAAEPPASPDMGTENKEPSTERSNESAKTQTKARTVLDNLLFNNTSPTAANKESRSENLANGEWEAGAAEALEHGDKFLAWLEASGDPSVTRMHVHQLRALLHNLRARRVPPPDADADHHHHHHADHAARRK, from the exons ATGGCGACCAAGGGCAAGCGTCCGATGCGCGCCCTGACGCCAGGCGACAAGATCGAGGCCATCCAGCGCGTCAACGACGGCGAGTCCAAAGCGTCAGTGGCGCGCGACATCGGCGTGCCCGAGTCCACGCTACGCGGCTGGTGCAAGAACGAGGACAAGCTGCGCTACATGACCTCACGGCTGTCTTCGCCCGACACTGACAAGAGTAACGACGAGGAGCCGCCCGACAAGCGCGCGCGCACTGTCTCCCCCGCCGCGCCCTCGCCGCCTGCGCCCTCCGGACTCGACCTCACCGCGCCCGTCGCCGCCGCTGCACAACTCCCACCACAACCAGTTGACGCACCCGTCGAGTTGACCACCAAACGAGTAGACCCCGTGCCTGCGCCGCACCCGCCCCGCGAGCGGCGCCCCGACCCTGGTGCCAGTGTCTCCATGAGCGCTATCAGCCCGTTGTCGGGACTCGGACACATCCCCGGCCTCGCACACTCACACCTAGGCCTGAGTTTCAATGAGATCGCAACCAACCTCACATTGCTAGCGCAACTCAACCCTGGCCTGTCCGCGCTCTCCGCGCAACCGTCTAGTCTCCTGCGCTCCGTGCGCTCACCGAAGCCCGCACACAATGGCGTGCTCAACATGAATGAAAGCAAACACCGAAGTAAGTCACATCACTCAGATCCGTACCGCCATATCGGATCCAAGTCTAGCCACCATGGGACAGCAACCTCCACTGCGAGTCAACCAGTGGATGACACACTGTGGTATTGGCTCAAAACACAACAAGCTATGTTAGATCTCACCGCGCAGACAACCGCCGCTCATCCCCTGCAGCTCGGCAAAGCGAACGACGCCACCATGCAAGCAAAACCAGTAGCGCCCGCTGCTCCTGTCAATCCGCATCTGGATTATAACAGGAATTCCTGGCTGTGGCAATACTACAAGCAATTCGGCGGAGCAATGCCACTGCCCGACGATAAGCACAAGTCTGCCGCACAGGTGCCAAAAGACAAAACCGCAGAAAACATTCTCTACTCCCAACTGACAAAAGGCAAAGGCGAGGAGGAAAAAGTATTAACGACGATGCACACAGAACGATCACATTTGAGGGAGGAAGAGGCCCGCAGCACTCCGAAAGAGGAACCGCGTGCCGCGGAACCTCCCGCGAGTCCCGATATGGGAACAGAAAATAAAGAACCTTCCACGGAACGTAGCAATGAATCTGCCAAGACCCAGACGAAGGCGCGAACCGTCCTCGACAACTTGCTGTTCAATAACACAAGCCCCACAGCGGCGAACAAAGAGAGCCGGAGCGAGAATCTGGCCAACGGCGAGTGG GAGGCAGGCGCGGCGGAGGCGCTGGAGCACGGCGACAAGTTCCTCGCGTGGCTGGAGGCGAGCGGCGACCCGAGCGTGACGCGCATGCACGTGCACCAGCTGCGCGCGCTGCTGCACAATCTGCGCGCGCGCCGAGTGCCGCCACCGGACGCCGACGCCGACCACCACCATCACCACCATGCCGACCACGCGGCGCGCCGCAAGtag
- the LOC119189229 gene encoding calcineurin B homologous protein 1-like, producing the protein MGNKSSLLLREEEIAQIQEETGFTPNQIERLYSRFTSLDKNDCGTLSREDFLRIPELAINPLSERIVHSFFAESHDDRVNFLQFMRVLAHFRPIRKNRENKLNSREEKLRFTFSMYDLDSDGKISRDELLAILHMMVGANISEEQLTSIAERTILEADTNNDQMISFEEFCGALERTDVEQKMSIRFLN; encoded by the exons ATGGGGAATAAGTCATCATTACTCCTTAGAGAAGAAGAAATAGCGCAAATCCAAGAAGAAACTGGgt TCACACCTAATCAAATTGAAAGACTCTACTCAAGGTTTACGTCTCTCGACAAGAATGATTGCGGCACTCTCTCACGTGAGGACTTCCTTCGCATCCCTGAGCTGGCGATCAACCCTCTGAGTGAACGGATTGTCCATTCATTCTTTGCCGAAAGCCATGACGACAGAGTCAACTTCCTGCAGTTTATGAGGGTGCTGGCCCATTTCAGGCCGATACGAAAGAACAGAGAGAACAAACTTAACAGCAGAGAGGAGAAATTGCGAT TTACATTCTCAATGTATGACCTTGACAGTGATGGCAAAATCTCCAGGGATGAACTCTTGGCTATACTGCACATGATGGTTGGGGCAAATATCag TGAAGAACAGCTGACCAGCATCGCAGAACGCACAATCCTCGAGGCGGACACCAACAATGACCAGATGATATCGTTCGAAGAGTTCTGCGGAGCACTGGAGAGGACAGACGTGGAACAGAAAATGTCCATCAGGTTCCTCAACTGA